One Amaranthus tricolor cultivar Red isolate AtriRed21 chromosome 10, ASM2621246v1, whole genome shotgun sequence genomic window carries:
- the LOC130825157 gene encoding protein TIME FOR COFFEE isoform X2 translates to MMDRNREARRTAAIVNGLPRRRHRTTTGGSLRESPDDVSPMELQETAARLRDRPGKKDRDRDLRERDRDRERERDRLGTKRRRGDKYSRNKEDGGVDDDSSEESINDEEDEDDDGRLRYIPPANQIPMSSSPAASNLTSHRKSYPPPSKAFRVAPTWKASDEMIGVPIPRKARSVSTKRGHDWSSAAVGEQIHRQPSSSPVSLAAAGTTTVPLPSQGPHMSPSSSTVSIKKKIANGPPKQRPPKFASKSSSPTTQDEIEIAEVLYGLKRQSQAPSKQDGMMPNDSAKLDSRSVVDSKSRISSPVPNSSSASGLANNSSSSTPPLTTIAPKRKRPRPYPEEIPGGLGPRSSPVSSAAKAEVDQASKPEVASPNTEKNLGSTIQNGGDLANSQEHTAETIPSAVGNTSVIQSDTKPNLVEESKGIRNGVVRAKVEEASSTPKLESAQNHDRVESSTTSTKPTSSPVEPENHKEEKFEIDLMAPPPQSRTSPEREEEMAENGGAGEKPMVMDRKAEANPKEDDNKVNGGDVESHLALGGKCESTDRKEKQTTIDLQLDLQKFSVNDDKLNSHKQQPSPPKINRDDYTNNTNKHGGQSGSAPLAMSVPGVYGGLAPPMGYVGPLQGVVSMDGTPMASPPIQTPPFMFSRQQPKRCTTHCDVAKSISMHQRVMKMNTFWPAAAAAPIFGAKPYNLNMVPSDNKGQPFTYFPGQPAASSKDKSQTPNVPDSSQKKQFLLQPVLPPGAPPNTILQAPALFFPVNQQQPAVANVRPSSAKSPSTVGSAPSNSVSTSGPMGTPAALNASTPTMSFSYPNMGRNETQYMTILGNGAYPYPMTAHVGAAPPYMGGSHPQAMSFFDGSFYSSQMLHPSQLQQGAPSSQSLPIQQQSQQNASLSTSSSSSQKHMQSQQIRPHGSSIPSAGNLNQGLQNFQATTKARTSQLHHEMGSEDSPSADSRTRPNTSVYGQNFAMPFHSPNFALITPPTSMGGAGGGGNNAAGVSNGNLGDKQQQQAQQTHTFPMSFAAPNGATAPGFDICSMAYNPAILQSIPEAALQNYKKMAAAAAVAAASQAAQQKNSYRGPEDGKAGSAAATDSSNMNEERKTMAARASAATVGQSIAFSRDVSDNSVSSMVGNNVVDSSARSLNNLSHGSSARPSRSSVPTSVSNSNASNPQHPQQMLFPKQQQYVVPNASGGRSKIPSTTNGNVYPDHITSSPVMVSKFPNSLSGFSTLVQTSGGPVQSPQLKNITRPNTSQVSSPSASTSMASNTKNLPQQQGRSQQNHTQISFGATAANPKPSSTSQGQQAQNNNQAPSSPMLVGSPSTSSVSKGASGSPRNTPSGNKAGAQGSTLPSQSGRNSQSPSMSTQKPSIFGNLQIMLNSTSGGKSHLQPSQQRALSMQSIQQTQLYFNNPFVQASASTSAAMAGGGYHPQKHRQDGQQQHQQGSKSQASVPITPSSAMMSSCALVSQANTSTSDPAKAVSTTTAAAAAAGANSMKDGVSSQGIFHAAQFASQPAGAPSLLPAGFPYVHAVSTAVQVKSAEQKQPAGE, encoded by the exons ATGATGGATAGAAATAGAGAAGCTAGAAGAACGGCGGCTATTGTTAATGGGTTGCCTAGAAGAAGACATAGAACCACCACTGGCGGCAGTTTAAGAGAGTCTCCAG ATGATGTAAGTCCCATGGAATTACAGGAGACGGCGGCTCGATTAAGAGATCGACCAGGTAAAAAAGATAGAGATCGAGACTTACGGGAGAGGGATAGGGATAGAGAAAGAGAACGGGACAGATTGGGGACAAAACGAAGAAGAGGGGATAAATACTCACGGAATAAAGAAGACGGTGGTGTAGATGATGACAGTTCTGAAGAAAgtataaatgatgaagaagatgaagacgATGATGGTCGGCTACGCTATATACCGCCGGCTAATCAGATTCCGATGTCATCGTCACCGGCTGCTTCAAATCTGACCAGTCACCGGAAAAGTTATCCTCCGCCGTCTAAGGCATTTCGAGTTGCTCCCACCTGGAAAGCTTCTGATGAAATGATCGGAGTTCCTATTCCAAGAAAAGCTCGGTCAG TTTCAACAAAGAGAGGACATGATTGGAGTTCAGCAGCCGTCGGGGAGCAGATACACCGGCAACCTTCATCTTCTCCGGTGAGTTTAGCTGCAGCAGGAACAACGACAGTTCCATTACCATCACAAGGACCTCATATGTCACCGTCGTCATCAACTGTTTCAATCAAGAAGAAAATT GCTAATGGACCACCCAAACAAAGGCCACCAAAATTTGCATCAAAATCTTCATCACCTACAACTCAGGATGAGATTGAAATTGCAGAGGTTTTATATGGTTTGAAGAGGCAATCTCAAGCACCGTCTAAACAAGATGGAATGATGCCAAATGATTCAGCCAAGTTGGATTCTAGATCTGTTGTTGATTCTAAATCCAGAATATCATCTCCTGTTCCAAATTCATCATCTGCTTCAGGTCTTGCTAATAATTCTTCTTCATCTACTCCTCCCTTAACCACCATTG CTCCGAAGAGAAAAAGACCACGGCCATACCCGGAAGAAATTCCAGGTGGATTGGGTCCTCGGAGCAGTCCCGTTTCGTCAGCTGCAAAGGCAGAAGTAGATCAAGCTTCAAAACCGGAGGTAGCATCTCCAAATACAGAGAAGAATTTGGGATCCACCATTCAAAACGGAGGCGATTTGGCGAACTCCCAGGAACATACGGCGGAGACAATACCGTCGGCAGTCGGAAATACTAGTGTTATCCAATCAGATACAAAGCCAAATTTGGTAGAAGAATCAAAAGGGATAAGAAATGGGGTTGTGAGAGCTAAAGTGGAGGAAGCTTCCTCAACCCCTAAATTGGAATCTGCACAAAATCACGATCGTGTTGAATCCTCCACCACATCCACTAAACC AACTTCATCCCCAGTTGAGCCAGAAAATCACAAGGAAGAGAAGTTTGAGATAGATCTTATG gcaccaccaccacaatcaagAACATCACCGGAGAGAGAGGAAGAAATGGCGGAAAACGGAGGAGCAGGTGAGAAGCCTATGGTCATGGATAGGAAGGCG GAAGCAAATCCCAAAGAAGATGATAACAAAGTTAATGGTGGTGATGTGGAATCACATCTAGCTTTGGGGGGCAAATGTGAATCCACAGATAGAAAGGAGAAACAAACAACAATTGATCTTCAGCTTGATTTGCAGAAGTTTAGTGTTAATGACGACAAGTTAAATAGTCATAAGCAACAGCCTTCACCCCCCAAGATCAACAGAGATGATTATACCAATAACACAAACAAGCATG gTGGCCAATCTGGTTCAGCGCCTCTGGCAATGTCAGTACCTGGAGTGTATGGAGGGCTTGCACCACCCATGGG ATATGTGGGACCTTTGCAAGGAGTTGTTTCAATGGATGGGACCCCAATGGCTTCTCCCCCAATTCAG ACACCACCGTTCATGTTCTCGCGACAACAGCCGAAGAGATGTACAACTCATTGCGACGTTGCCAAATCCATTTCGATGCATCAGCGAGTCATGAAGATGAATACTTTCTGGCCAGCCGCAGCGGCTGCCCCGATTTTTGGTGCCAAGCCTTATAACTTGAATATGGTGCCTTCAGATAACAAAGGCCAACCTTTCACTTACTTTCCTGGTCAGCCTGCTGCTTCCTCTAAAGACAAGTCTCAGACCCCTAATGTTCCCGATTCTTCCCAGAAGAAGCAATTTTTACTCCAGCCCGTGTTGCCTCCTGGTGCTCCTCCCAATACCATTTTG CAGGCCCCTGCTTTGTTCTTTCCGGTGAATCAGCAACAGCCTGCAGTGGCAAATGTTCGCCCCAGTTCCGCAAAATCACCATCAACTGTGGGGTCTGCACCTTCTAATTCTGTTTCGACTTCAGGTCCTATGGGTACTCCTGCTGCTTTGAATGCATCTACCCCCACAATGAGCTTTAGTTATCCAAACATGGGTAGAAACGAGACCCAGTATATGACAATTCTGGGAAATGGGGCATACCCTTACCCTATGACTGCACATGTTGGAGCAGCTCCCCCTTATATGGGGGGTTCTCATCCTCAAGCAATGTCATTCTTCGACGgttctttttattcttcacaAATGCTTCATCCTTCACAACTGCAACAAGGTGCACCGTCTTCTCAGTCTTTGCCAATACAGCAGCAAAGTCAACAGAATGCTAGTCTTTCTACTTCATCCTCATCTTCCCAGAAGCATATGCAGAGTCAACAGATCCGGCCCCATGGAAGCAGTATACCTAGTGCTGGGAATCTGAACCAAGGCTTGCAGAATTTTCAAGCCACCACCAAAGCTCGGACTTCTCAGCTACATCATGAAATGGGCAGTGAGGATAGCCCTTCTGCTGATAGTCGTACCCGGCCAAACACGAGTGTCTATGGGCAGAACTTTGCAATGCCCTTCCATTCTCCCAACTTTGCTTTAATAACTCCGCCTACTTCAATGGGTGGTGCTGGTGGTGGGGGTAACAATGCTGCTGGTGTTTCTAATGGTAACCTTGGTGATAAGCAACAGCAACAAGCTCAACAGACTCATACTTTTCCTATGTCCTTTGCTGCTCCCAATGGTGCTACAGCTCCTGGTTTTGATATTTGTTCAATGGCGTACAATCCTGCTATATTACAGAGCATTCCGGAGGCTGCCCTACAGAACTATAAAAAAATGGCTGCAGCTGCTGCAGTTGCAGCAGCATCTCAAGCTGCACAGCAAAAAAACAGTTATCGGGGTCCAGAAGATGGGAAAGCAGGATCTGCTGCTGCCACAGACTCCTCTAATATGAACGAGGAGAGGAAAACCATGGCTGCTCGTGCTTCAGCAGCTACAGTTGGGCAATCTATTGCTTTTTCAAGGGATGTATCGGACAATTCAGTTTCTTCGATGGTGGGGAACAATGTCGTTGATAGCTCAGCTCGAAGTCTTAATAATCTTAGTCATGGCTCATCTGCTCGTCCAAGCCGTTCGTCAGTGCCAACTTCAGTTAGTAATTCTAATGCTTCCAATCCTCAGCATCCACAGCAAATGCTCTTTCCAAAACAACAGCAGTATGTAGTTCCTAATGCTTCTGGTGGGCGTAGCAAGATTCCCTCGACGACTAATGGAAATGTCTATCCTGATCATATTACTTCATCACCCGTCATGGTTTCTAAGTTTCCCAACTCTTTGTCTGGTTTTTCGACTCTTGTACAGACAAGTGGAGGCCCTGTACAGTCTCCACAGTTGAAGAATATCACCAGGCCAAACACATCGCAAGTTTCTTCTCCTTCGGCTTCTACTTCAATGGCCTCCAACACGAAGAACCTTCCCCAGCAGCAAGGAAGGTCTCAACAAAACCACACTCAAATCTCCTTTGGGGCTACTGCAGCTAACCCTAAGCCATCCTCAACATCACAAGGGCAGCAAGCCCAGAACAACAATCAAGCCCCATCATCCCCTATGCTGGTTGGATCCCCATCAACCTCCTCGGTGTCCAAGGGAGCTAGTGGAAGCCCCAGGAATACGCCAAGTGGCAACAAAGCGGGGGCTCAAGGATCAACATTACCATCTCAATCAGGGAGAAACTCACAATCTCCATCTATGTCCACCCAAAAACCATCCATCTTTGGTAACCTTCAAATCATGTTAAATTCAACCTCTGGTGGCAAGTCCCATTTGCAACCGTCTCAGCAGCGAGCATTGTCAATGCAAAGTATACAACAAACTCAATTGTACTTCAACAATCCGTTTGTCCAAGCTTCAGCTAGCACGTCAGCTGCTATGGCCGGAGGTGGGTATCATCCTCAAAAGCACAGACAAGATGGTCAGCAACAACATCAACAGGGATCGAAATCTCAAGCCTCGGTCCCTATCACCCCATCGAGTGCTATGATGTCATCATGTGCACTAGTTTCGCAAGCTAATACCAGCACATCTGATCCGGCTAAGGCAGTGTCCACCACTACAGCTGCAGCTGCAGCTGCAGGTGCAAACAGTATGAAGGACGGTGTATCATCACAGGGGATCTTCCACGCAGCCCAGTTTGCATCTCAGCCAGCCGGTGCACCTTCATTACTGCCTGCTGGTTTTCCGTATGTTCATGCTGTTTCCACTGCAGTCCAGGTGAAATCAGCTGAGCAGAAGCAACCTGCCGGTGAGTAG
- the LOC130825157 gene encoding protein TIME FOR COFFEE isoform X3: protein MMDRNREARRTAAIVNGLPRRRHRTTTGGSLRESPDDVSPMELQETAARLRDRPGKKDRDRDLRERDRDRERERDRLGTKRRRGDKYSRNKEDGGVDDDSSEESINDEEDEDDDGRLRYIPPANQIPMSSSPAASNLTSHRKSYPPPSKAFRVAPTWKASDEMIGVPIPRKARSVSTKRGHDWSSAAVGEQIHRQPSSSPVSLAAAGTTTVPLPSQGPHMSPSSSTVSIKKKIKANGPPKQRPPKFASKSSSPTTQDEIEIAEVLYGLKRQSQAPSKQDGMMPNDSAKLDSRSVVDSKSRISSPVPNSSSASGLANNSSSSTPPLTTIAPKRKRPRPYPEEIPGGLGPRSSPVSSAAKAEVDQASKPEVASPNTEKNLGSTIQNGGDLANSQEHTAETIPSAVGNTSVIQSDTKPNLVEESKGIRNGVVRAKVEEASSTPKLESAQNHDRVESSTTSTKPTSSPVEPENHKEEKFEIDLMAPPPQSRTSPEREEEMAENGGAGEKPMVMDRKAEANPKEDDNKVNGGDVESHLALGGKCESTDRKEKQTTIDLQLDLQKFSVNDDKLNSHKQQPSPPKINRDDYTNNTNKHGGQSGSAPLAMSVPGVYGGLAPPMGYVGPLQGVVSMDGTPMASPPIQTPPFMFSRQQPKRCTTHCDVAKSISMHQRVMKMNTFWPAAAAAPIFGAKPYNLNMVPSDNKGQPFTYFPGQPAASSKDKSQTPNVPDSSQKKQFLLQPVLPPGAPPNTILAPALFFPVNQQQPAVANVRPSSAKSPSTVGSAPSNSVSTSGPMGTPAALNASTPTMSFSYPNMGRNETQYMTILGNGAYPYPMTAHVGAAPPYMGGSHPQAMSFFDGSFYSSQMLHPSQLQQGAPSSQSLPIQQQSQQNASLSTSSSSSQKHMQSQQIRPHGSSIPSAGNLNQGLQNFQATTKARTSQLHHEMGSEDSPSADSRTRPNTSVYGQNFAMPFHSPNFALITPPTSMGGAGGGGNNAAGVSNGNLGDKQQQQAQQTHTFPMSFAAPNGATAPGFDICSMAYNPAILQSIPEAALQNYKKMAAAAAVAAASQAAQQKNSYRGPEDGKAGSAAATDSSNMNEERKTMAARASAATVGQSIAFSRDVSDNSVSSMVGNNVVDSSARSLNNLSHGSSARPSRSSVPTSVSNSNASNPQHPQQMLFPKQQQYVVPNASGGRSKIPSTTNGNVYPDHITSSPVMVSKFPNSLSGFSTLVQTSGGPVQSPQLKNITRPNTSQVSSPSASTSMASNTKNLPQQQGRSQQNHTQISFGATAANPKPSSTSQGQQAQNNNQAPSSPMLVGSPSTSSVSKGASGSPRNTPSGNKAGAQGSTLPSQSGRNSQSPSMSTQKPSIFGNLQIMLNSTSGGKSHLQPSQQRALSMQSIQQTQLYFNNPFVQASASTSAAMAGGGYHPQKHRQDGQQQHQQGSKSQASVPITPSSAMMSSCALVSQANTSTSDPAKAVSTTTAAAAAAGANSMKDGVSSQGIFHAAQFASQPAGAPSLLPAGFPYVHAVSTAVQVKSAEQKQPAGE, encoded by the exons ATGATGGATAGAAATAGAGAAGCTAGAAGAACGGCGGCTATTGTTAATGGGTTGCCTAGAAGAAGACATAGAACCACCACTGGCGGCAGTTTAAGAGAGTCTCCAG ATGATGTAAGTCCCATGGAATTACAGGAGACGGCGGCTCGATTAAGAGATCGACCAGGTAAAAAAGATAGAGATCGAGACTTACGGGAGAGGGATAGGGATAGAGAAAGAGAACGGGACAGATTGGGGACAAAACGAAGAAGAGGGGATAAATACTCACGGAATAAAGAAGACGGTGGTGTAGATGATGACAGTTCTGAAGAAAgtataaatgatgaagaagatgaagacgATGATGGTCGGCTACGCTATATACCGCCGGCTAATCAGATTCCGATGTCATCGTCACCGGCTGCTTCAAATCTGACCAGTCACCGGAAAAGTTATCCTCCGCCGTCTAAGGCATTTCGAGTTGCTCCCACCTGGAAAGCTTCTGATGAAATGATCGGAGTTCCTATTCCAAGAAAAGCTCGGTCAG TTTCAACAAAGAGAGGACATGATTGGAGTTCAGCAGCCGTCGGGGAGCAGATACACCGGCAACCTTCATCTTCTCCGGTGAGTTTAGCTGCAGCAGGAACAACGACAGTTCCATTACCATCACAAGGACCTCATATGTCACCGTCGTCATCAACTGTTTCAATCAAGAAGAAAATT AAGGCTAATGGACCACCCAAACAAAGGCCACCAAAATTTGCATCAAAATCTTCATCACCTACAACTCAGGATGAGATTGAAATTGCAGAGGTTTTATATGGTTTGAAGAGGCAATCTCAAGCACCGTCTAAACAAGATGGAATGATGCCAAATGATTCAGCCAAGTTGGATTCTAGATCTGTTGTTGATTCTAAATCCAGAATATCATCTCCTGTTCCAAATTCATCATCTGCTTCAGGTCTTGCTAATAATTCTTCTTCATCTACTCCTCCCTTAACCACCATTG CTCCGAAGAGAAAAAGACCACGGCCATACCCGGAAGAAATTCCAGGTGGATTGGGTCCTCGGAGCAGTCCCGTTTCGTCAGCTGCAAAGGCAGAAGTAGATCAAGCTTCAAAACCGGAGGTAGCATCTCCAAATACAGAGAAGAATTTGGGATCCACCATTCAAAACGGAGGCGATTTGGCGAACTCCCAGGAACATACGGCGGAGACAATACCGTCGGCAGTCGGAAATACTAGTGTTATCCAATCAGATACAAAGCCAAATTTGGTAGAAGAATCAAAAGGGATAAGAAATGGGGTTGTGAGAGCTAAAGTGGAGGAAGCTTCCTCAACCCCTAAATTGGAATCTGCACAAAATCACGATCGTGTTGAATCCTCCACCACATCCACTAAACC AACTTCATCCCCAGTTGAGCCAGAAAATCACAAGGAAGAGAAGTTTGAGATAGATCTTATG gcaccaccaccacaatcaagAACATCACCGGAGAGAGAGGAAGAAATGGCGGAAAACGGAGGAGCAGGTGAGAAGCCTATGGTCATGGATAGGAAGGCG GAAGCAAATCCCAAAGAAGATGATAACAAAGTTAATGGTGGTGATGTGGAATCACATCTAGCTTTGGGGGGCAAATGTGAATCCACAGATAGAAAGGAGAAACAAACAACAATTGATCTTCAGCTTGATTTGCAGAAGTTTAGTGTTAATGACGACAAGTTAAATAGTCATAAGCAACAGCCTTCACCCCCCAAGATCAACAGAGATGATTATACCAATAACACAAACAAGCATG gTGGCCAATCTGGTTCAGCGCCTCTGGCAATGTCAGTACCTGGAGTGTATGGAGGGCTTGCACCACCCATGGG ATATGTGGGACCTTTGCAAGGAGTTGTTTCAATGGATGGGACCCCAATGGCTTCTCCCCCAATTCAG ACACCACCGTTCATGTTCTCGCGACAACAGCCGAAGAGATGTACAACTCATTGCGACGTTGCCAAATCCATTTCGATGCATCAGCGAGTCATGAAGATGAATACTTTCTGGCCAGCCGCAGCGGCTGCCCCGATTTTTGGTGCCAAGCCTTATAACTTGAATATGGTGCCTTCAGATAACAAAGGCCAACCTTTCACTTACTTTCCTGGTCAGCCTGCTGCTTCCTCTAAAGACAAGTCTCAGACCCCTAATGTTCCCGATTCTTCCCAGAAGAAGCAATTTTTACTCCAGCCCGTGTTGCCTCCTGGTGCTCCTCCCAATACCATTTTG GCCCCTGCTTTGTTCTTTCCGGTGAATCAGCAACAGCCTGCAGTGGCAAATGTTCGCCCCAGTTCCGCAAAATCACCATCAACTGTGGGGTCTGCACCTTCTAATTCTGTTTCGACTTCAGGTCCTATGGGTACTCCTGCTGCTTTGAATGCATCTACCCCCACAATGAGCTTTAGTTATCCAAACATGGGTAGAAACGAGACCCAGTATATGACAATTCTGGGAAATGGGGCATACCCTTACCCTATGACTGCACATGTTGGAGCAGCTCCCCCTTATATGGGGGGTTCTCATCCTCAAGCAATGTCATTCTTCGACGgttctttttattcttcacaAATGCTTCATCCTTCACAACTGCAACAAGGTGCACCGTCTTCTCAGTCTTTGCCAATACAGCAGCAAAGTCAACAGAATGCTAGTCTTTCTACTTCATCCTCATCTTCCCAGAAGCATATGCAGAGTCAACAGATCCGGCCCCATGGAAGCAGTATACCTAGTGCTGGGAATCTGAACCAAGGCTTGCAGAATTTTCAAGCCACCACCAAAGCTCGGACTTCTCAGCTACATCATGAAATGGGCAGTGAGGATAGCCCTTCTGCTGATAGTCGTACCCGGCCAAACACGAGTGTCTATGGGCAGAACTTTGCAATGCCCTTCCATTCTCCCAACTTTGCTTTAATAACTCCGCCTACTTCAATGGGTGGTGCTGGTGGTGGGGGTAACAATGCTGCTGGTGTTTCTAATGGTAACCTTGGTGATAAGCAACAGCAACAAGCTCAACAGACTCATACTTTTCCTATGTCCTTTGCTGCTCCCAATGGTGCTACAGCTCCTGGTTTTGATATTTGTTCAATGGCGTACAATCCTGCTATATTACAGAGCATTCCGGAGGCTGCCCTACAGAACTATAAAAAAATGGCTGCAGCTGCTGCAGTTGCAGCAGCATCTCAAGCTGCACAGCAAAAAAACAGTTATCGGGGTCCAGAAGATGGGAAAGCAGGATCTGCTGCTGCCACAGACTCCTCTAATATGAACGAGGAGAGGAAAACCATGGCTGCTCGTGCTTCAGCAGCTACAGTTGGGCAATCTATTGCTTTTTCAAGGGATGTATCGGACAATTCAGTTTCTTCGATGGTGGGGAACAATGTCGTTGATAGCTCAGCTCGAAGTCTTAATAATCTTAGTCATGGCTCATCTGCTCGTCCAAGCCGTTCGTCAGTGCCAACTTCAGTTAGTAATTCTAATGCTTCCAATCCTCAGCATCCACAGCAAATGCTCTTTCCAAAACAACAGCAGTATGTAGTTCCTAATGCTTCTGGTGGGCGTAGCAAGATTCCCTCGACGACTAATGGAAATGTCTATCCTGATCATATTACTTCATCACCCGTCATGGTTTCTAAGTTTCCCAACTCTTTGTCTGGTTTTTCGACTCTTGTACAGACAAGTGGAGGCCCTGTACAGTCTCCACAGTTGAAGAATATCACCAGGCCAAACACATCGCAAGTTTCTTCTCCTTCGGCTTCTACTTCAATGGCCTCCAACACGAAGAACCTTCCCCAGCAGCAAGGAAGGTCTCAACAAAACCACACTCAAATCTCCTTTGGGGCTACTGCAGCTAACCCTAAGCCATCCTCAACATCACAAGGGCAGCAAGCCCAGAACAACAATCAAGCCCCATCATCCCCTATGCTGGTTGGATCCCCATCAACCTCCTCGGTGTCCAAGGGAGCTAGTGGAAGCCCCAGGAATACGCCAAGTGGCAACAAAGCGGGGGCTCAAGGATCAACATTACCATCTCAATCAGGGAGAAACTCACAATCTCCATCTATGTCCACCCAAAAACCATCCATCTTTGGTAACCTTCAAATCATGTTAAATTCAACCTCTGGTGGCAAGTCCCATTTGCAACCGTCTCAGCAGCGAGCATTGTCAATGCAAAGTATACAACAAACTCAATTGTACTTCAACAATCCGTTTGTCCAAGCTTCAGCTAGCACGTCAGCTGCTATGGCCGGAGGTGGGTATCATCCTCAAAAGCACAGACAAGATGGTCAGCAACAACATCAACAGGGATCGAAATCTCAAGCCTCGGTCCCTATCACCCCATCGAGTGCTATGATGTCATCATGTGCACTAGTTTCGCAAGCTAATACCAGCACATCTGATCCGGCTAAGGCAGTGTCCACCACTACAGCTGCAGCTGCAGCTGCAGGTGCAAACAGTATGAAGGACGGTGTATCATCACAGGGGATCTTCCACGCAGCCCAGTTTGCATCTCAGCCAGCCGGTGCACCTTCATTACTGCCTGCTGGTTTTCCGTATGTTCATGCTGTTTCCACTGCAGTCCAGGTGAAATCAGCTGAGCAGAAGCAACCTGCCGGTGAGTAG